One region of Quercus lobata isolate SW786 chromosome 2, ValleyOak3.0 Primary Assembly, whole genome shotgun sequence genomic DNA includes:
- the LOC115969778 gene encoding uncharacterized protein LOC115969778: protein MEGTSDFSTLKMLNHELEKLDCFDGTNFSRWKDKMKFLLTALKLFYVLDPNLMSFPTMSDEDTNEIKAQRKKRDEDELICRGHILNTLSNRLYDLYTSMQSPKEIWNALEAKYKTEKIEESQVRNGTNTDSKVNVSNVQSGSSSKIDKYLKVNKSGSGFKKNNSKNPNKDKKNRACFHYGKKGHYIHECKLLQNKKKDEEVHVCNNKEQFKTYDESSIEQQVLIGNHNKANILGNGIVEVKMSSSKMLILTNVFHVPDIKKNLVFANLLCKSGVKAVLESDKLILSKNGIFVEK from the exons ATGGAAGGAACAAGTGATTTTTCAACGTTGAAGATGTTGAATCATGAGTTGGAGAAATTGGATTGCTTTGACGGAACCAATTTCTCTCGATGGAAAGATAAGATGAAATTCCTACTTACTGCACTCAAACTCTTCTATGTCTTGGACCCGAATTTGATGTCTTTTCCTACTATGAGTGATGAAGATACTAATGAGATAAAGGCACAAAGAAAGAAACGAGATGAAGACGAACTGATTTGCAGAGGACACATTCTCAATACTCTTTCGAATCGTCTCTATGATCTCTACACATCAATGCAGTCACCGAAGGAGATTTGGAATGCTTTGGAAGCAAAGTACAAAACTGAGAAAATAG AGGAAAGTCAGGTTAGAAATGGGACTAACACCGATTCTAAAGTGAATGTGAGCAATGTTCAAAGTGGGAGTTCGAGTAAAATCGATAAGTACTTGAAAGTGAACAAAAGTGGGAGTGGTTTCAAGAAGAACAACTCCAAGAATCCCAACAAGGACAAGAAGAACCGAGCATGTTTCCATTATGGAAAGAAAGGCCATTACATTCACGAATGTAAACTCTTACAGAACAAGAAAAAGGATGAAGAAG TGCATGTGTGCAACAACAAAGAGCAATTCAAGACTTATGATGAGTCTTCCATAGAACAACAAGTGCTAATAGGCAACCACAATAAAGCAAATATTCTTGGAAATGGCATtgttgaagtgaaaatgagttCCAGCAAGATGCTGATCTTGACCAATGTTTTTCATGTACCCGATATCAAGAAGAATCTAGTATTTGCCAATTTGTTATGTAAGAGTGGTGTAAAAGCTGTACTTGAATCGGACAAGTTAATCTTGTCCAAGAATGGGATATTTGTAGAAAAGTGA
- the LOC115976400 gene encoding regulation of nuclear pre-mRNA domain-containing protein 1A isoform X2, producing MGSTFNPQILMEKLAKLNNSQASIETLSHWCIFHMNKAKQVVETWARQFHCSPREQRLAFLYLANDILQNSRRKGSEFVGEFWKVLPDALRDVIENGDEFGRNAALRLVGIWEERKVFGSRAQVLKEELVGRQLENSNRNGKNLNFKLRPSAGNKLEKIVSEYHIVYGGQSDEDVILSKCRNAISSLEKAEKEISSDINSGQFHGSAFVEELQGQHAVLRDCIEQLTAVESSRTSLVSHLREALQEQEFKLDQVRNQLQAAQSQSEQAGNMCQQFLNRDKVQSLAEQSPKEAQTSLAPHSFVPGDREQSAPVMYTRQVSYPEKSGHIEEDPRKSAAAAVAAKLTASTSSVQMLSYVLSSLASEGVIGNSMKESSNDYPPEKRPKLENDQSSYIPPPQNIQQPPVPPFPHPESIQHTVSTTSQQFAPNEPPPPPSSSPPPLPPLPPMPQYPVPQYMQTAGSISSVPYSYGMPQQQLPSMPGYPPVSGISPFTTTNSYQSFQGSDGNIYNQPPSMPMAPISRQ from the exons ATGGGCAGTACATTCAATCCACAGATTTTAATGGAAAAGCTAGCCAAGCTCAACAATTCACAGGCTAGTATAGAGA CTTTATCACATTGGTGTATATTCCATATGAATAAAGCAAAACAAGTTGTTGAAACTTGGGCTCGGCAGTTTCATTGTTCTCCACGTGAGCAGAGATTGGCCTTTCTATATCTTGCAAATGACATATTGCAGAACAGTAGGCGAAAGGGTTCGGAGTTTGTTGGTGAATTTTGGAAGGTTCTTCCAGATGCTCTTCGTGATGTGATTGAAAATGGGGATGAGTTTGGAAGGAATGCTGCACTTCGTCTG GTTGGGATAtgggaagaaagaaaagtttttggttCTCGTGCACAAGTTCTTAAGGAAGAGCTTGTGGGTAGGCAACTGGAAAATAGTAATAGAAATGGAAAGAATTTGAACTTCAAACTG AGACCATCTGCTGgaaataaattggaaaaaatagTTTCAGAGTATCATATCGTTTATGGTGGCCAGTCAGATGAAGATGTTATATTGAGCAAATGTAGGAATGCTATTAGCAGCCTTGAGAAAGCTGAGAAGGAAATTAGCAGTGATATTAATTCAG GACAATTCCATGGATCTGCATTTGTGGAGGAGCTGCAGGGGCAGCATGCTGTACTGAGGGACTGTATTGAACAACTAACGGCAGTTGAATCATCTAGAACTAGTCTCGTGTCTCATTTAAGAGAAGCTCTCCAGGAGCAG GAATTCAAGCTGGATCAAGTCCGTAACCAACTTCAG GCCGCACAGTCCCAGTCAGAGCAGGCAGGTAATATGTGCCAGCAGTTTCTAAATAGAGACAAAGTTCAGTCACTAGCTGAGCAAAGCCCGAAGGAAGCTCAAACCTCCCTAGCACCTCACAGCTTTGTACCGGGGGATAGGGAACAATCAGCTCCAGTAATGTACACTCGGCAGGTTTCCTATCCTGAAAAATCTGGCCACATTGAGGAAGACCCACGCAAGTCTGCTGCCGCTGCAGTGGCAGCAAAGCTAACTGCATCGACATCCTCTGTCCAGATGCTCTCTTATGTCCTATCCTCCCTTGCATCAGAGGGTGTCATAGGCAATTCAATGAAAGAATCCTCTAACGATTACCCTCCTGAAAAGAGGcctaaacttgaaaatgaccaatCCTCTTACATACCACCGCCTCAAAATATTCAACAACCTCCAGTTCCTCCTTTCCCTCATCCTGAATCTATCCAACACACTGTGTCTACCACCAGCCAACAATTTGCACCAAATGAGCCACCACCTCCCCCCTCGTCGTCTCCTCCACCACTGCCACCACTACCACCTATGCCACAGTATCCAGTGCCCCAGTACATGCAGACTGCTGGATCAATAAGTAGTGTACCATACAGCTATGGCATGCCCCAACAGCAGCTGCCTTCAATGCCTGGTTATCCTCCAGTGTCTGGGATTTCTCCCTTTACAACTACAAATTCTTACCAAAGTTTTCAGGGTTCTGATGGCAATATTTATAACCAGCCACCGTCCATGCCAATGGCACCAATTTCTCGACAATAG
- the LOC115976400 gene encoding regulation of nuclear pre-mRNA domain-containing protein 1A isoform X1, with the protein MGSTFNPQILMEKLAKLNNSQASIETLSHWCIFHMNKAKQVVETWARQFHCSPREQRLAFLYLANDILQNSRRKGSEFVGEFWKVLPDALRDVIENGDEFGRNAALRLVGIWEERKVFGSRAQVLKEELVGRQLENSNRNGKNLNFKLRPSAGNKLEKIVSEYHIVYGGQSDEDVILSKCRNAISSLEKAEKEISSDINSVGQFHGSAFVEELQGQHAVLRDCIEQLTAVESSRTSLVSHLREALQEQEFKLDQVRNQLQAAQSQSEQAGNMCQQFLNRDKVQSLAEQSPKEAQTSLAPHSFVPGDREQSAPVMYTRQVSYPEKSGHIEEDPRKSAAAAVAAKLTASTSSVQMLSYVLSSLASEGVIGNSMKESSNDYPPEKRPKLENDQSSYIPPPQNIQQPPVPPFPHPESIQHTVSTTSQQFAPNEPPPPPSSSPPPLPPLPPMPQYPVPQYMQTAGSISSVPYSYGMPQQQLPSMPGYPPVSGISPFTTTNSYQSFQGSDGNIYNQPPSMPMAPISRQ; encoded by the exons ATGGGCAGTACATTCAATCCACAGATTTTAATGGAAAAGCTAGCCAAGCTCAACAATTCACAGGCTAGTATAGAGA CTTTATCACATTGGTGTATATTCCATATGAATAAAGCAAAACAAGTTGTTGAAACTTGGGCTCGGCAGTTTCATTGTTCTCCACGTGAGCAGAGATTGGCCTTTCTATATCTTGCAAATGACATATTGCAGAACAGTAGGCGAAAGGGTTCGGAGTTTGTTGGTGAATTTTGGAAGGTTCTTCCAGATGCTCTTCGTGATGTGATTGAAAATGGGGATGAGTTTGGAAGGAATGCTGCACTTCGTCTG GTTGGGATAtgggaagaaagaaaagtttttggttCTCGTGCACAAGTTCTTAAGGAAGAGCTTGTGGGTAGGCAACTGGAAAATAGTAATAGAAATGGAAAGAATTTGAACTTCAAACTG AGACCATCTGCTGgaaataaattggaaaaaatagTTTCAGAGTATCATATCGTTTATGGTGGCCAGTCAGATGAAGATGTTATATTGAGCAAATGTAGGAATGCTATTAGCAGCCTTGAGAAAGCTGAGAAGGAAATTAGCAGTGATATTAATTCAG TAGGACAATTCCATGGATCTGCATTTGTGGAGGAGCTGCAGGGGCAGCATGCTGTACTGAGGGACTGTATTGAACAACTAACGGCAGTTGAATCATCTAGAACTAGTCTCGTGTCTCATTTAAGAGAAGCTCTCCAGGAGCAG GAATTCAAGCTGGATCAAGTCCGTAACCAACTTCAG GCCGCACAGTCCCAGTCAGAGCAGGCAGGTAATATGTGCCAGCAGTTTCTAAATAGAGACAAAGTTCAGTCACTAGCTGAGCAAAGCCCGAAGGAAGCTCAAACCTCCCTAGCACCTCACAGCTTTGTACCGGGGGATAGGGAACAATCAGCTCCAGTAATGTACACTCGGCAGGTTTCCTATCCTGAAAAATCTGGCCACATTGAGGAAGACCCACGCAAGTCTGCTGCCGCTGCAGTGGCAGCAAAGCTAACTGCATCGACATCCTCTGTCCAGATGCTCTCTTATGTCCTATCCTCCCTTGCATCAGAGGGTGTCATAGGCAATTCAATGAAAGAATCCTCTAACGATTACCCTCCTGAAAAGAGGcctaaacttgaaaatgaccaatCCTCTTACATACCACCGCCTCAAAATATTCAACAACCTCCAGTTCCTCCTTTCCCTCATCCTGAATCTATCCAACACACTGTGTCTACCACCAGCCAACAATTTGCACCAAATGAGCCACCACCTCCCCCCTCGTCGTCTCCTCCACCACTGCCACCACTACCACCTATGCCACAGTATCCAGTGCCCCAGTACATGCAGACTGCTGGATCAATAAGTAGTGTACCATACAGCTATGGCATGCCCCAACAGCAGCTGCCTTCAATGCCTGGTTATCCTCCAGTGTCTGGGATTTCTCCCTTTACAACTACAAATTCTTACCAAAGTTTTCAGGGTTCTGATGGCAATATTTATAACCAGCCACCGTCCATGCCAATGGCACCAATTTCTCGACAATAG